In a single window of the Cervus elaphus chromosome 1, mCerEla1.1, whole genome shotgun sequence genome:
- the LOC122696415 gene encoding folate receptor alpha-like: MAWKITPLLCLLVCVAAGGAAQPRTQLLNVCMNARYHKEKPGPEDKLHGQCSPWKKNACCFVNTSIEAHKDISSLYRFDWDHCGMMEPACKRHFIQDTCLYECSPNLGPWIQEVNQSWRKERILNVPLCKEDCQSWWEDCRTSYTCKSNWHRGWDWTSGYNQCPVKAACHRFDFYFPTPAALCNEIWSHSYKASNYSRGSGRCIQMWFDPFQGNPNEEVARFYAESMNGAGLHEAWPLHFCLLLVLLWLLS, translated from the exons ATGGCCTGGAAGATCACACCACTGCTGTGCCTTTTGGTGTGTGTGGCTGCTGGGGGGGCAGCCCAGCCCAGGACTCAGCTTCTCAACGTCTGCATGAATGCCAGGTACCATAAGGAAAAACCAGGTCCCGAGGACAAGTTACACGGACAG tGCAGCCCTTGGAAAAAGAATGCCTGCTGCTTTGTCAACACCAGCATAGAAGCCCATAAGGATATTTCCAGCCTGTACAGATTCGACTGGGACCACTGTGGCATGATGGAGCCTGCATGCAAGCGCCATTTTATTCAGGACACCTGTCTCTACGAGTGCTCACCTAACCTGGGGCCCTGGATCCAGGAG GTGAATCAGAGCTGGCGCAAAGAACGGATCCTGAATGTGCCCCTGTGCAAAGAGGACTGTCAGAGCTGGTGGGAAGACTGCCGCACCTCCTACACTTGCAAGAGCAACTGGCACAGGGGCTGGGACTGGACCTCAG GGTACAACCAGTGCCCGGTGAAAGCTGCCTGCCACCGCTTCGACTTCTACTTCCCCACGCCTGCTGCTCTGTGCAATGAAATCTGGAGTCACTCCTACAAGGCCAGCAACTACAGTCGGGGCAGCGGCCGCTGCATCCAGATGTGGTTCGACCCCTTCCAGGGCAACCCCAATGAGGAGGTGGCGAGATTCTATGCTGAGAGCATGAATGGGGCTGGGCTCCATGAGGCCTGGCCTCTGCATTTCTGCCTGCTCCTAGTGTTGCTCTGGCTGCTCAGTTGA
- the LOC122696390 gene encoding folate receptor beta-like isoform X2 has product MEPACQRHFIQDNCLYECSPNLGPWIQEVNQKWRKERFLNVPLCKEDCQSWWEDCRTSYTCKSNWHRGWDWTSGSNKCPNGTTCRTFETYFPTPAALCEGLWSHSYKLSNYSRGSGRCIQMWFDPALGNPNEEVARFYALALTAEARPQGIRPLLLCLALMLSLWLHD; this is encoded by the exons ATggaacccgcctgccagcgcCACTTCATTCAGGACAACTGTTTGTATGAGTGCTCACCCAATCTGGGGCCCTGGATCCAGGAG GTGAACCAGAAGTGGCGCAAAGAACGGTTCCTGAATGTGCCCCTGTGCAAAGAGGACTGTCAGAGCTGGTGGGAAGACTGCCGCACCTCCTACACTTGCAAGAGCAACTGGCACAGGGGCTGGGACTGGACCTCAg GATCTAATAAGTGTCCAAATGGGACCACCTGCCGCACATTtgagacctacttccccacaccTGCAGCCTTGTGTGAGGGCCTCTGGAGTCACTCCTACAAGCTCAGCAACTACAGCCGGGGCAGCGGCCGCTGCATCCAGATGTGGTTCGACCCTGCCCTGGGCAACCCCAACGAGGAGGTTGCGAGATTCTATGCCTTGGCCTTGACTGCTGAGGCCAGGCCCCAGGGTATTAGACCTCTCTTGCTCTGCCTGGCCCTGATGCTGTCACTCTGGCTCCATGACTGA
- the LOC122696390 gene encoding folate receptor beta-like isoform X1, which translates to MPWKLTPLLLFLGWMTSVCSARARTDLLNVCMDAKHHKAEPGPEDKLHNQCTPWKKNACCSARVSQELHKDTSSLYNFTWDHCGKMEPACQRHFIQDNCLYECSPNLGPWIQEVNQKWRKERFLNVPLCKEDCQSWWEDCRTSYTCKSNWHRGWDWTSGSNKCPNGTTCRTFETYFPTPAALCEGLWSHSYKLSNYSRGSGRCIQMWFDPALGNPNEEVARFYALALTAEARPQGIRPLLLCLALMLSLWLHD; encoded by the exons ATGCCCTGGAAACTGACACCACTTCTGCTGTTTCTGGGCTGGATGACTTCTGTGTGCAGTGCCCGGGCCCGGACAGACCTGCTTAACGTGTGCATGGATGCCAAGCACCACAAGGCAGAACCCGGCCCTGAGGACAAGCTACACAACCAG tgcaCCCCCTGGAAGAAGAACGCCTGCTGCTCTGCCAGAGTCAGTCAGGAGCTGCACAAGGACACCTCCTCCTTGTATAATTTTACCTGGGACCACTGTGGCAAGATggaacccgcctgccagcgcCACTTCATTCAGGACAACTGTTTGTATGAGTGCTCACCCAATCTGGGGCCCTGGATCCAGGAG GTGAACCAGAAGTGGCGCAAAGAACGGTTCCTGAATGTGCCCCTGTGCAAAGAGGACTGTCAGAGCTGGTGGGAAGACTGCCGCACCTCCTACACTTGCAAGAGCAACTGGCACAGGGGCTGGGACTGGACCTCAg GATCTAATAAGTGTCCAAATGGGACCACCTGCCGCACATTtgagacctacttccccacaccTGCAGCCTTGTGTGAGGGCCTCTGGAGTCACTCCTACAAGCTCAGCAACTACAGCCGGGGCAGCGGCCGCTGCATCCAGATGTGGTTCGACCCTGCCCTGGGCAACCCCAACGAGGAGGTTGCGAGATTCTATGCCTTGGCCTTGACTGCTGAGGCCAGGCCCCAGGGTATTAGACCTCTCTTGCTCTGCCTGGCCCTGATGCTGTCACTCTGGCTCCATGACTGA